The following proteins are co-located in the Prionailurus viverrinus isolate Anna chromosome A1, UM_Priviv_1.0, whole genome shotgun sequence genome:
- the SELENOP gene encoding selenoprotein P isoform X2, with protein MWKSLGLALALCLLPWGRTESQGQSSFCKQPPAWSIRDQNPMLNSSGSVTVVALLQASUYLCILQASRLEDLRVKLEQAGYLNISYVVVNHQGLSSRLKYMHLKNKVSEHIPVYQQEENETDVWTLLNGKKDDFFVYDRCGRLVYHLGLPYSFLTFPYVEEAIKIAYCEKKCGNCSLMTPEDEDFCKIVSSAAVGNTTEAPQPHHHHDHHHHHHHHNHEHGHQHHGNGELAENQQPETPDAPGHPPSQVPHNHHKHKDHQRQGHPEDUDMPAGSESLQLSVPPKKLURKGCINQLHCKLPKDSELAPSSUCUHURHLIFEKTGSAITUQCKENLPSLCSUQGLWAEENVIESUQURLPPAAUHAIQQPKPTEASTNUSUENKAKM; from the exons ATGTGGAAAAGCCTGGGGCTTGCCCTGGCTCTCTGTCTTCTCCCatggggaagaacagagagcCAGGGACAAAGCTCTTTTTGTAAGCAGCCTCCAGCCTGGAGCATAAGGGATCAAAATCCAATGCTAAACTCAAGTGGTTCCGTGACCGTGGTTGCTCTTCTTCAAGCCAGCTGATACCTGTGCATCCTGCAGGCATCCAG aTTGGAAGACCTGAGAGTAAAACTGGAGCAAGCAGGATATTTGAACATCTCTTATGTTGTTGTTAATCATCAAGGACTCTCTTCTCGATTAAAATACATGCATCTTAAAAATAAGGTTTCAGAACATATTCCTGTTTATCAACAAGAAGAAAACGAAACAGATGTCTGGACTCTCTTAAATGGGAAGAAAGATGACTTCTTCGTATATGAcag aTGTGGCCGTCTTGTATACCATCTTGGTTTGCCTTACTCCTTCCTAACTTTCCCATATGTAGAAGAAGCCATTAAGATCGCTTACTGTGAAAAGAAATGTGGAAACTGCTCTctcatg ACACCGGAAGATGAGGACTTCTGTAAAATTGTATCTTCAGCTGCCGTGGGAAATACAACTGAGGCTCCACAGCCACATCACCACCacgaccatcaccaccatcatcaccatcataatCATGAGCATGGGCATCAGCATCATGGGAATGGTGAACTTGCAGAGAACCAGCAACCAGAAACACCAGATGCCCCTGGGCACCCCCCTTCTCAAGTCCCTCATAACCACCACAAGCACAAGGACCACCAAAGACAGGGCCATCCAGAGGACTGAGATATGCCAGCAGGCAGTGAAAGTTTACAACTTTCTGTCCCACCAAAGAAGCTCTGACGAAAGGGATGTATAAATCAATTACACTGCAAATTGCCCAAAGATTCAGAGTTGGCTCCTAGCAGCTGATGCTGACACTGACGACATCTGATATTTGAAAAAACAGGGTCTGCAATCACCTGACAATGTAAAGAAAACCTCCCCTCTTTATGTAGCTGACAGGGACTCTGGGCAGAGGAGAACGTCATTGAATCTTGACAGTGACGTTTGCCTCCAGCTGCCTGACACGCAATTCAGCAGCCCAAGCCCACAGAGGCCAGCACCAATTGAAGCTGAGAAAATAAGGCCAAAATGTGA
- the SELENOP gene encoding selenoprotein P isoform X1: MWKSLGLALALCLLPWGRTESQGQSSFCKQPPAWSIRDQNPMLNSSGSVTVVALLQASUYLCILQASRLEDLRVKLEQAGYLNISYVVVNHQGLSSRLKYMHLKNKVSEHIPVYQQEENETDVWTLLNGKKDDFFVYDRCGRLVYHLGLPYSFLTFPYVEEAIKIAYCEKKCGNCSLMTPEDEDFCKIVSSAAVGNTTEAPQPHHHHDHHHHHHHHNHEHGHQHHGNGELAENQQPETPDAPGHPPSQVPHNHHKHKDHQRQGHPEDUDMPAGSESLQLSVPPKKLURKGCINQLHCKLPKDSELAPSSUCUHURHLIFEKTGSAITUQCKENLPSLCSUQGLWAEENVIESUQURLPPAAUHAIQQPKPTEASTNUSUENKAKMUKUPSY; the protein is encoded by the exons ATGTGGAAAAGCCTGGGGCTTGCCCTGGCTCTCTGTCTTCTCCCatggggaagaacagagagcCAGGGACAAAGCTCTTTTTGTAAGCAGCCTCCAGCCTGGAGCATAAGGGATCAAAATCCAATGCTAAACTCAAGTGGTTCCGTGACCGTGGTTGCTCTTCTTCAAGCCAGCTGATACCTGTGCATCCTGCAGGCATCCAG aTTGGAAGACCTGAGAGTAAAACTGGAGCAAGCAGGATATTTGAACATCTCTTATGTTGTTGTTAATCATCAAGGACTCTCTTCTCGATTAAAATACATGCATCTTAAAAATAAGGTTTCAGAACATATTCCTGTTTATCAACAAGAAGAAAACGAAACAGATGTCTGGACTCTCTTAAATGGGAAGAAAGATGACTTCTTCGTATATGAcag aTGTGGCCGTCTTGTATACCATCTTGGTTTGCCTTACTCCTTCCTAACTTTCCCATATGTAGAAGAAGCCATTAAGATCGCTTACTGTGAAAAGAAATGTGGAAACTGCTCTctcatg ACACCGGAAGATGAGGACTTCTGTAAAATTGTATCTTCAGCTGCCGTGGGAAATACAACTGAGGCTCCACAGCCACATCACCACCacgaccatcaccaccatcatcaccatcataatCATGAGCATGGGCATCAGCATCATGGGAATGGTGAACTTGCAGAGAACCAGCAACCAGAAACACCAGATGCCCCTGGGCACCCCCCTTCTCAAGTCCCTCATAACCACCACAAGCACAAGGACCACCAAAGACAGGGCCATCCAGAGGACTGAGATATGCCAGCAGGCAGTGAAAGTTTACAACTTTCTGTCCCACCAAAGAAGCTCTGACGAAAGGGATGTATAAATCAATTACACTGCAAATTGCCCAAAGATTCAGAGTTGGCTCCTAGCAGCTGATGCTGACACTGACGACATCTGATATTTGAAAAAACAGGGTCTGCAATCACCTGACAATGTAAAGAAAACCTCCCCTCTTTATGTAGCTGACAGGGACTCTGGGCAGAGGAGAACGTCATTGAATCTTGACAGTGACGTTTGCCTCCAGCTGCCTGACACGCAATTCAGCAGCCCAAGCCCACAGAGGCCAGCACCAATTGAAGCTGAGAAAATAAGGCCAAAATGTGAAAATGACCttcatactaa